A region from the Thermoplasmatales archaeon genome encodes:
- the treZ_3 gene encoding Malto-oligosyltrehalose trehalohydrolase produces the protein MGVGSNESNNKDVSRHHVNHAVSGNEWLQHTHKSYIMQYTYSNAMLNARTGNPYPQGATLGDDGTNFALFSENATSVDLEIYRNPDDASPSEIISLKNVDNHVWHTHVSGLGAGTMYGYRVDGPFAPEKGHRFNRNKLLIDPYARALSSPINWSKDIFGYVMGDGAEDLSFNASDDAKFVPKSIVYTDNFDWKGVKNPKHPWNRTVIYETHVKGYTKLMDSISENLRGTYAGMSARPSLQYLVDMGVTAVELMPVHQKVDSDYLQNKGLSNYWGYNTIGYFAPDIRYSYNRNPGEQINEFKNLVKNLHENNIEIILDVVYNHTGEGNQLGPTLSFRGIDNAAYYKLNPENPRFYDDFTGTGNSLDAGHPQVLQLIMDSLRYWVTEMHIDGFRFDLAATLARQLFHVDRLSAFFDIIHQDPILSRVKLIAEPWDVGPGGYQVGRFPVLWAEWNGKYRDCTRHYWKDHGNNLSEFATRLSGSPDLYAGNGRRPHASINYITAHDGFTMLDLVSYNGKHNDANLEDGKDGTDDNISENFGVEGPTDDPEILRARNKRIRSFFLTLMTSQGVPMILGGDEIMRTQLGNNNAYCHDSEISWYNWNIDENRRKMIEFVRMAISLRMKYSTLRRREYQSGSVIRGTNKKDVMWVKADGSEMRYDQWADPTLGAIGVLLAHTEMDLTDTPSAKQAADDLMIIYNPTSNVIEFSLPAKWRSQEILIDSIPEHHGSFPIPIGSKKISIEGGSVTVAREIR, from the coding sequence ATGGGCGTGGGTTCCAATGAAAGCAATAACAAGGATGTTTCACGGCATCACGTGAATCATGCAGTCTCAGGAAATGAGTGGTTGCAGCATACACACAAAAGCTATATTATGCAATATACGTATTCCAACGCTATGCTCAACGCTCGAACGGGAAATCCATACCCACAGGGAGCAACCCTCGGTGATGACGGGACCAATTTTGCGTTATTCTCTGAAAATGCTACCTCAGTTGATCTTGAAATCTACAGGAACCCTGACGATGCTTCTCCATCAGAGATAATTTCCTTAAAGAACGTTGATAACCACGTCTGGCACACCCACGTTTCCGGTTTGGGGGCAGGGACGATGTATGGATACAGGGTGGATGGACCATTTGCACCGGAGAAGGGGCACAGGTTCAATCGTAATAAGCTCCTCATTGATCCATATGCCAGGGCTTTATCCAGCCCCATAAACTGGAGCAAGGATATTTTCGGATACGTGATGGGAGATGGTGCTGAAGACCTTTCATTCAACGCCAGTGATGATGCAAAATTTGTTCCCAAGTCAATTGTATACACAGACAACTTCGACTGGAAGGGAGTGAAAAATCCAAAACATCCCTGGAACAGAACAGTAATTTACGAAACACATGTGAAGGGGTACACAAAGTTGATGGATTCTATCTCCGAGAACCTGCGGGGAACTTATGCCGGAATGTCGGCCCGGCCTTCTCTGCAGTATCTGGTCGACATGGGAGTGACTGCAGTGGAACTTATGCCGGTCCATCAGAAAGTGGATTCTGACTATCTTCAGAACAAGGGGCTTTCCAATTACTGGGGTTATAATACAATAGGGTACTTTGCTCCCGATATAAGGTACAGTTACAACAGAAATCCCGGAGAACAGATCAATGAGTTCAAGAATCTTGTCAAAAACCTGCACGAAAACAACATTGAAATAATTCTTGATGTTGTGTATAACCACACCGGCGAGGGAAATCAGCTTGGGCCGACACTCTCATTCAGGGGTATTGACAATGCAGCCTATTATAAACTGAATCCGGAAAATCCAAGATTTTATGATGATTTCACTGGTACTGGAAACAGTCTTGATGCTGGGCATCCGCAGGTATTGCAGCTTATCATGGATAGCCTTCGGTACTGGGTGACTGAGATGCACATCGATGGTTTCAGATTTGATCTTGCAGCGACCCTCGCCAGGCAGCTGTTCCACGTCGACAGGCTCTCCGCATTTTTTGATATAATACACCAGGACCCGATACTGTCAAGGGTCAAGCTCATAGCAGAGCCCTGGGACGTCGGACCCGGGGGCTACCAGGTCGGAAGATTTCCCGTACTATGGGCTGAATGGAATGGAAAATACAGAGATTGCACCAGACACTACTGGAAAGATCATGGAAACAACTTGAGTGAATTTGCAACAAGGCTTTCCGGTTCCCCGGATCTCTATGCAGGAAACGGGAGAAGACCTCATGCCAGTATTAACTACATAACCGCACACGATGGCTTTACGATGCTGGATCTTGTGTCCTACAACGGCAAGCACAACGACGCAAACCTTGAAGACGGGAAGGACGGGACTGATGACAACATAAGCGAGAATTTCGGTGTAGAGGGACCCACGGATGACCCGGAAATACTCAGGGCAAGAAACAAGAGGATCAGAAGTTTCTTTCTCACATTGATGACCTCACAGGGAGTGCCGATGATTCTTGGTGGCGACGAGATAATGAGGACACAGTTGGGAAACAACAACGCCTATTGTCACGATAGTGAGATCAGCTGGTACAACTGGAACATTGATGAAAACAGGCGGAAGATGATTGAATTTGTCAGGATGGCAATTTCCCTCAGAATGAAATACAGCACTCTCCGGAGGAGGGAATACCAGAGCGGATCAGTCATAAGAGGCACAAATAAGAAGGATGTCATGTGGGTTAAAGCAGACGGAAGCGAAATGCGGTATGATCAATGGGCAGACCCTACCCTGGGGGCAATAGGGGTGCTTCTCGCCCATACAGAAATGGATCTCACTGACACCCCTTCTGCAAAGCAGGCCGCAGATGACCTGATGATAATATACAATCCAACAAGCAATGTTATCGAGTTCTCCCTTCCAGCGAAGTGGAGATCCCAGGAGATATTGATTGATTCTATACCTGAACACCACGGCAGCTTTCCAATACCCATTGGCTCAAAGAAAATCTCCATTGAGGGTGGTTCAGTCACTGTTGCAAGGGAGATCAGATGA
- a CDS encoding glycogen branching enzyme, producing the protein MIKLPKEFMEEHFSHLILKYAEKQRWYSHKSMQANALNVLEAFSLNDSNTILALMCRISYVTGQEALYYIPVEVSSVPEGEFIGSFSENGSFLALKDAFLSRSYADSLMNNFTLGSKLYDGTSSLLFTKTAYFTKPENSGSRIVSTEQSNSSLIVGNSIIIKSYRNLKRGENPDIEVPVRLAELREFKETPKPLGYVTYSGKAGKIYVAYASEFIYGSIDAWSYYNRLFDGLLGYTPHNNEYSGNFQNEFLHAASGLGRLTGRMHRALSHVNDPSFAPRDIEESDISGVISRIREYLETAGELISNSIEIDHLLKTSFVSGIHTSGLETISNRILTGIRVSQAKKIRVHGDYHLGQVLVSEGSYYVIDFEGEPLSSIEERIMPYPPVKDVAGMLRSLDYLLEFVCRGLNSGVERKFVDELRNMSEKTFISSYRESLGDSITLLGSNEEFHELLLRLFVVEKAAYELIYELNNRPSWAWVPMKAITRMFHGIT; encoded by the coding sequence ATGATTAAGCTACCAAAGGAGTTCATGGAGGAACATTTCAGTCATTTGATACTGAAATACGCCGAGAAACAGAGGTGGTATTCCCACAAATCAATGCAAGCAAACGCACTGAATGTCCTTGAAGCTTTTTCCCTTAACGACAGCAACACGATCCTTGCGCTCATGTGCAGGATTTCATATGTTACAGGCCAGGAGGCACTGTATTATATTCCTGTGGAGGTATCCAGTGTTCCCGAGGGCGAGTTCATAGGATCGTTCAGTGAAAATGGTTCTTTTTTAGCCCTCAAGGATGCGTTCCTGTCCCGGAGCTACGCCGATTCTCTGATGAATAACTTCACGCTCGGTTCAAAATTATATGATGGCACATCGTCGCTTTTGTTCACCAAAACCGCATATTTCACAAAACCAGAAAACTCTGGGTCGCGTATTGTCAGTACTGAACAGAGCAACAGCTCGCTGATAGTGGGAAATTCCATTATCATCAAGAGCTACAGGAACCTGAAAAGAGGTGAAAACCCTGACATTGAAGTCCCGGTCAGGCTTGCTGAACTTCGTGAATTTAAGGAAACCCCAAAACCGCTTGGGTATGTAACTTATTCCGGGAAAGCTGGAAAAATATATGTTGCCTATGCATCAGAGTTCATTTATGGTTCCATTGACGCGTGGAGTTATTATAACAGGCTCTTTGACGGGTTGCTTGGGTACACGCCCCATAATAATGAATATTCTGGGAACTTTCAGAACGAATTCCTTCATGCTGCTTCTGGCCTCGGGCGGCTTACCGGAAGAATGCACAGAGCGCTCTCCCATGTCAATGATCCCTCATTCGCGCCCCGTGATATTGAGGAAAGTGATATCAGCGGAGTTATTTCCAGGATAAGGGAATATTTAGAGACAGCAGGAGAGTTGATATCGAATAGTATTGAAATTGACCATCTCCTAAAAACCAGTTTCGTCAGCGGCATACATACTTCAGGTCTTGAAACTATCAGCAACCGAATCCTGACTGGAATCAGAGTTTCCCAGGCAAAGAAGATCAGGGTTCATGGTGACTACCATCTGGGCCAGGTGCTGGTATCCGAGGGAAGTTACTATGTCATAGATTTTGAGGGCGAGCCCTTGAGCAGCATCGAAGAAAGAATCATGCCTTATCCTCCGGTGAAAGATGTTGCTGGAATGCTGAGGTCCCTCGATTATCTTCTGGAGTTTGTTTGCCGCGGCTTGAACAGTGGAGTTGAACGCAAATTCGTCGACGAGTTAAGGAACATGTCCGAAAAAACCTTTATCAGCTCTTACCGGGAATCGCTGGGCGATAGTATCACCCTGCTCGGTAGCAACGAGGAATTCCACGAACTCCTCCTAAGGTTATTTGTGGTTGAAAAAGCAGCATATGAGCTGATATATGAACTCAATAACAGGCCATCATGGGCGTGGGTTCCAATGAAAGCAATAACAAGGATGTTTCACGGCATCACGTGA
- the treZ_4 gene encoding Malto-oligosyltrehalose trehalohydrolase, translating to MDSNKLWYRDAVFYEVPVKSFFDSTNDGTGDFNGLRLKLPYLHNLGVDAIWLLPFYKSPLRDDGYDISDYYSIQPEYGTMDDFKNFIIEAHGYNIRVVADLVLNHVSDQIQWFQDAKKSRDSPKRDWFVWSDSDLKYSGVRIIFVDSETSNWTWEPNTKQYYWHRFYSHQPDLNYDNPEVREEMKNVIRYWLKMGLDGFRCDAVPYLFEREGTSCENLPETHAYFKEIRKMMDDEFPGTILLAEANQWPSDAKQYFGNGDEFQMAFNFPLMPRMFISLAKESSFPLINIINQTFPTPDDCDWAIFLRNHDELTLEMVTDEERDIMYKEYAKLPKMRLNLGIRRRLAPLVDNDRATLELLNALMLSLPGTPIIYYGDEIGMGDNVYLGDRNGVRTPMQWSYDRNAGFSTADNEQLYSPVVTNPNYHYESVNVESELRSGSSLLNWMKKMLRVRKNYSELLGRGEVRFIEQKNRRVLTYVREYKDQRMLCIFNLSRRPTYVELSLPEFKGLKPLEAITKSPFPQIGDLPYFFTLPPRGFFWLNLTVPDRLDENDFDD from the coding sequence ATGGACAGTAACAAATTATGGTACAGGGACGCTGTATTTTATGAAGTTCCCGTAAAATCTTTTTTCGACTCAACAAACGACGGCACCGGAGACTTTAACGGACTTCGCCTCAAATTGCCATACCTGCATAATCTGGGAGTGGATGCAATCTGGCTGCTGCCATTTTATAAGTCACCCTTAAGGGATGATGGATACGACATCTCTGACTACTATTCCATACAGCCTGAATACGGTACTATGGACGATTTCAAGAATTTTATCATTGAAGCCCACGGATACAACATAAGGGTTGTTGCGGACCTTGTGCTCAATCACGTATCTGATCAGATTCAATGGTTTCAGGATGCAAAAAAGAGCAGGGATTCACCAAAGAGAGACTGGTTTGTTTGGAGTGATTCAGATCTTAAATACAGCGGTGTCAGGATAATTTTCGTGGACAGTGAGACCTCAAACTGGACCTGGGAGCCAAACACAAAGCAGTACTACTGGCATCGTTTCTATTCGCACCAGCCGGACCTGAACTATGACAATCCGGAAGTTCGGGAGGAGATGAAGAATGTAATTAGATACTGGCTGAAAATGGGACTGGACGGATTCAGGTGTGATGCTGTCCCTTACCTGTTTGAGCGGGAGGGAACAAGCTGTGAGAATCTACCGGAAACCCATGCCTATTTCAAGGAGATCAGGAAGATGATGGATGACGAGTTCCCAGGAACTATACTGCTGGCGGAGGCAAACCAGTGGCCCAGCGACGCAAAGCAGTACTTTGGAAACGGCGATGAGTTCCAGATGGCTTTCAACTTCCCACTTATGCCCAGAATGTTCATATCTCTGGCAAAAGAGAGCAGTTTTCCCCTGATTAACATTATAAACCAGACATTTCCGACTCCGGACGACTGTGACTGGGCGATATTCCTGAGGAACCACGACGAACTGACGCTTGAAATGGTGACTGATGAAGAGAGGGACATTATGTATAAGGAATACGCAAAGCTGCCAAAAATGAGGCTTAATCTGGGAATCAGGAGAAGGCTTGCCCCTCTTGTGGACAACGACAGGGCTACCCTGGAGCTTTTAAACGCGTTGATGCTTTCCTTACCGGGTACTCCCATCATATACTACGGGGATGAGATTGGGATGGGTGATAACGTGTACCTTGGAGACAGGAACGGAGTCAGAACCCCGATGCAGTGGTCATATGACAGGAATGCCGGATTCTCCACCGCAGATAATGAACAGCTTTATTCTCCGGTGGTAACCAACCCTAACTATCACTATGAAAGTGTTAACGTGGAATCTGAGCTGAGATCCGGATCGTCGCTGCTGAACTGGATGAAGAAAATGTTGAGGGTCAGGAAAAACTATTCTGAACTTCTCGGACGGGGGGAGGTAAGGTTCATTGAACAGAAAAACCGCAGGGTCCTGACATATGTGAGAGAATACAAGGACCAGCGCATGCTGTGCATTTTCAACCTATCCAGGAGACCGACATACGTCGAGCTTAGCCTGCCTGAATTCAAGGGACTTAAACCTCTTGAGGCTATAACAAAATCACCGTTTCCACAGATAGGGGACCTGCCATACTTTTTCACATTGCCGCCAAGAGGGTTCTTCTGGCTTAACCTGACTGTTCCTGATCGCCTTGACGAGAACGATTTTGATGATTAA
- a CDS encoding trehalose-6-phosphate hydrolase, with amino-acid sequence MKSTRIAIENVHPQLDCGKYPAKKVVGDTVRIEADIFTHGSDKIGSSLKYRKIGSRQWKSTNMIPGYNDNWTGSFKVEDTGTYEYTIESWIDTYATLLDNIKSWYRSGESISSDLPVVVDILSGIMGRASGKEKSLVKDIIAKISGETAQDVIEILNRVDLQSVVQKYQEKLGLKRYDKTLKLVVERKRAGFSSWYELFPRSQGTKPGITGTFRDVIKRLPDISAMGFDVLYLAPIHPIGHSQRRGKNGSRTAAPEDPGSPWAIGNSDGGHDAINRDLGTMEDFSELIEEASKNNMEIAMDLAFQCSPDHPYVKSHPDWFFRRPDGSIRYAENPPKKYYDIFPLNFYSVDRENLWAELKRVVLFWIDKGVSIFRVDNPHTKPFEFWEWLIGEVHSEHPGVIFLAEAFTKPAVMYELSKIGFSMSYTYFTWRNYDFEIREYFTELSSPPVSDHFRYMLFTNTPDILPVILQTGGRAAFKIRAVLAATLSPLWGIYSGFELCENEAVENSEEYLNSEKYEIRVRDWDSEGNIKQLISTLNYIRMNNSSLQEFGNLQFHPSNNPNIIFYSRISSDKSNAILVAVNINPNEVHSANLRVPVELLGISGENTYNVRDLLTGELYSWQGMSGYVRLTPDQRMAHILRIER; translated from the coding sequence ATGAAGTCCACTAGAATTGCAATTGAAAACGTACATCCGCAGCTTGATTGTGGAAAGTACCCGGCTAAAAAGGTGGTAGGGGACACTGTCAGGATAGAGGCAGATATTTTTACACATGGCTCAGATAAAATCGGGTCTAGCTTAAAATACAGGAAAATTGGCTCCCGTCAATGGAAATCTACTAACATGATCCCCGGATACAATGACAACTGGACAGGAAGCTTCAAGGTTGAGGATACAGGCACATATGAGTATACAATAGAATCCTGGATAGATACTTATGCAACCTTATTGGACAATATCAAGTCATGGTATCGTAGTGGAGAAAGCATATCAAGCGATCTGCCAGTTGTAGTAGACATTTTGAGTGGAATAATGGGAAGGGCAAGCGGAAAGGAAAAATCGCTCGTAAAGGATATAATAGCCAAAATTTCAGGTGAGACCGCGCAGGATGTAATTGAGATTCTGAATAGAGTTGACCTGCAATCTGTAGTACAGAAATACCAGGAGAAACTTGGCCTCAAGCGATATGATAAAACTCTCAAGCTGGTTGTGGAAAGGAAAAGGGCAGGTTTTTCTAGCTGGTATGAACTCTTCCCCAGATCTCAGGGAACTAAGCCAGGCATCACCGGAACTTTCCGGGATGTTATCAAAAGATTGCCTGATATTTCAGCGATGGGATTTGACGTACTTTATCTTGCTCCCATTCATCCCATCGGACATTCACAGAGAAGGGGAAAGAACGGGTCCCGCACTGCAGCTCCTGAAGACCCGGGAAGCCCATGGGCTATAGGAAACAGTGATGGAGGACACGACGCGATAAACCGTGACCTGGGTACAATGGAGGATTTCTCAGAACTCATAGAAGAGGCCAGTAAAAACAATATGGAAATAGCCATGGATCTTGCGTTCCAGTGCTCTCCGGATCATCCTTATGTGAAAAGCCACCCGGACTGGTTTTTCAGGCGCCCGGACGGAAGCATTAGATATGCTGAGAATCCTCCCAAGAAGTATTATGACATATTTCCTCTCAATTTTTACTCCGTAGACAGGGAGAATCTCTGGGCAGAACTGAAGAGAGTTGTTTTATTCTGGATAGACAAGGGTGTCAGCATATTCAGGGTCGATAATCCACATACCAAACCATTTGAATTCTGGGAATGGTTAATCGGGGAAGTGCACAGTGAACACCCTGGAGTTATATTCCTGGCAGAGGCGTTCACAAAACCGGCTGTGATGTATGAGTTGTCTAAGATCGGTTTTTCGATGTCCTATACTTATTTCACCTGGAGGAATTATGATTTCGAGATTAGGGAATATTTTACTGAACTGTCCTCGCCACCTGTTTCTGATCATTTCAGGTATATGCTCTTTACCAATACCCCGGATATACTTCCGGTGATCCTGCAGACCGGTGGAAGAGCAGCGTTCAAGATCAGGGCTGTACTCGCTGCAACACTTTCACCGCTATGGGGGATATACAGCGGATTTGAGCTCTGTGAAAATGAGGCTGTAGAAAACAGCGAAGAGTATCTAAATTCTGAGAAATATGAAATAAGGGTCCGGGACTGGGATAGTGAGGGCAATATTAAGCAGCTGATTTCCACGCTCAATTATATTAGAATGAACAACAGTTCATTGCAGGAATTCGGGAACTTACAATTCCATCCCAGCAACAACCCGAACATAATTTTTTACAGTCGTATATCCTCAGACAAAAGTAACGCTATCCTCGTCGCAGTCAATATCAACCCCAATGAGGTACATTCCGCCAATCTGAGAGTTCCAGTGGAATTGCTGGGAATCAGTGGAGAAAACACATACAATGTCAGGGATTTGCTTACAGGAGAATTATATTCCTGGCAGGGGATGTCTGGTTATGTCAGGCTCACACCGGATCAGAGAATGGCACACATTCTCAGAATTGAGAGGTAG
- the treZ_5 gene encoding Malto-oligosyltrehalose trehalohydrolase, with protein sequence MQRVHIKLCRIRWVNLLINPDYVNAIEEHREINPHSYLGLHELDDGSSVIRSYLPLARKAWIDLVPSGKRFEMISDSRGFYHLIISHNLVFERYLVSYEDESGYVDTREDPYYFSPQISDFDLYLYGKGELYESYLTLGAHPVSRDGVNGVRFVVWAPNAESVSLVGNFNHWTEGMNPMSNVKMSGVWEIFIPRLSVNEYYKYALRNKETGTITLRTDPYAFFTEKRPRTASIVKDIQSVRGDEDWVSRRTETGSRNKPISIYEVHLGSWKKSESGSFKNYREIADDLVTYIKKTGFTHVELMPIMEHPLDESWGYQVVNYFAPTSRFGTPEDFIYFVETLHRNGIGVILDWVPAHFPDDEYGLSMFDGTHLYDHADPRKGKHPDWGTRIFNYGRNEVRNFLISSAIFWVDKYHADGIRIDAVSSMLYLDYSRKQGEWIPNKYGGRENLEAISFIKELATILHDRFPGVMLIAEESTAWGGVTGPTELGGLGFDYKWNMGWMHDTLDFFSKDPVYRKYDIGKLTFSVWYAFSENFILPISHDEVVHGKGSIYGKMPGDHWQKMANARLLFSYMMTYPGKKLIFMGNEFAQESEWNAMDGLNWTSYNDYGRRQLSDLVSDLNRLYRDKKALHELDCTSAGFEWIDFNDTNNTVICFIRHSVENSREIVAAFNFTPVPRHNYVIGVNRTGFYKEIFNSDSKDYGGSGIGNYGGKLSSPQGMHGKKNSLEITLPPLGAVLFESEELIKE encoded by the coding sequence ATGCAAAGAGTCCATATTAAATTATGTCGTATTCGATGGGTGAATTTACTGATTAATCCCGATTATGTGAATGCAATTGAAGAACACCGTGAAATTAATCCTCATTCCTATCTGGGTCTGCATGAACTTGATGACGGCAGTTCGGTAATCAGGTCTTACCTTCCGCTTGCAAGGAAGGCATGGATTGATTTAGTGCCTTCGGGAAAAAGGTTTGAGATGATCTCCGATAGCAGAGGTTTTTACCATCTTATCATTAGCCATAATTTAGTTTTTGAAAGGTATCTTGTCTCATACGAGGATGAGAGCGGGTATGTGGATACCCGGGAAGATCCTTATTATTTCTCTCCACAAATTTCAGATTTCGATCTCTACCTATACGGAAAGGGTGAACTTTACGAAAGTTATCTTACTCTTGGCGCTCATCCTGTTTCACGCGACGGAGTGAACGGTGTAAGGTTCGTTGTGTGGGCTCCCAATGCAGAATCGGTCTCCCTTGTAGGCAACTTCAATCATTGGACTGAGGGCATGAATCCAATGTCAAACGTGAAAATGTCAGGTGTCTGGGAGATATTTATTCCAAGGCTCTCGGTAAATGAATATTACAAGTATGCACTGAGAAACAAGGAAACAGGAACCATTACCCTGCGGACCGATCCCTATGCCTTCTTCACAGAAAAGCGTCCGAGGACAGCCTCGATTGTTAAGGATATCCAATCAGTGCGGGGTGATGAAGACTGGGTGAGCAGGAGAACAGAAACGGGATCAAGGAATAAGCCCATTTCTATTTACGAGGTGCATCTCGGGTCCTGGAAGAAGTCGGAATCCGGCTCATTCAAAAACTACAGGGAAATTGCGGACGATCTGGTGACTTACATAAAAAAGACCGGGTTTACCCACGTCGAGTTAATGCCGATAATGGAGCATCCTCTTGATGAATCGTGGGGATACCAGGTTGTCAACTATTTTGCTCCAACTTCCAGATTCGGAACGCCAGAAGACTTCATATATTTCGTTGAAACGCTGCACAGGAATGGTATTGGAGTAATTCTTGACTGGGTCCCTGCACATTTTCCGGACGATGAGTACGGCCTCTCCATGTTCGATGGCACACACCTTTATGACCATGCAGACCCAAGAAAAGGAAAACACCCTGACTGGGGCACGAGGATTTTCAACTACGGGAGGAATGAGGTTCGCAACTTCCTCATCTCAAGCGCCATTTTCTGGGTGGATAAATACCACGCCGATGGAATAAGGATTGATGCGGTTTCTTCAATGTTATATCTAGATTATTCAAGGAAGCAGGGAGAATGGATTCCTAACAAGTACGGAGGAAGGGAGAATCTTGAGGCGATCTCGTTCATAAAGGAACTGGCCACGATATTGCACGATCGTTTTCCAGGAGTCATGCTCATAGCCGAAGAGTCAACCGCGTGGGGTGGAGTTACTGGACCCACTGAATTGGGGGGATTAGGCTTTGATTATAAGTGGAACATGGGTTGGATGCACGATACGCTTGATTTCTTCTCCAAGGATCCGGTTTACAGGAAGTACGACATTGGCAAGTTGACGTTCTCTGTCTGGTATGCATTCAGTGAGAATTTCATATTGCCAATTTCCCACGATGAGGTCGTGCATGGGAAAGGATCGATATACGGGAAGATGCCTGGAGACCATTGGCAGAAGATGGCAAATGCACGTTTGCTTTTCTCATACATGATGACGTATCCGGGTAAGAAGCTAATATTCATGGGAAATGAATTCGCACAGGAAAGCGAATGGAACGCCATGGATGGCTTGAACTGGACAAGTTACAACGATTATGGACGCCGACAGCTGTCTGATCTGGTCTCCGATCTTAACCGACTTTATAGAGATAAGAAAGCGCTTCATGAATTGGATTGCACCAGCGCGGGTTTTGAATGGATAGACTTCAATGATACAAATAACACCGTTATCTGCTTCATAAGGCATTCCGTTGAAAATTCCAGGGAAATTGTGGCTGCTTTCAACTTCACCCCGGTCCCGAGGCATAACTACGTGATCGGAGTAAACAGGACCGGCTTTTATAAGGAAATCTTTAATTCTGACTCAAAAGATTATGGCGGAAGCGGCATTGGAAACTATGGCGGAAAACTTTCATCTCCCCAGGGCATGCATGGGAAGAAAAACTCACTCGAAATCACCCTTCCTCCTCTAGGAGCAGTCCTGTTCGAATCTGAGGAGTTGATAAAAGAATGA
- the dapA_3 gene encoding 4-hydroxy-tetrahydrodipicolinate synthase, translated as MKYTGIITPMLTPFSKDGSIDYGATETLLEYLKSIKVQGIFPLGSTGVFNWLDIDERKKFLEFVIEHSHGLKVFAGVGASNSFESVKLAKHAKDSGADVLVLMPTYYIKPDQDYILNHMNLVFGSTDASFFIYNIPQFVGEFIAIKTVESLMNANPNIVGIKESSGDMRYFSRLVNFSGNDFSVIQGQDDLILPSLAIGADGGVCGTTNFSDAVCNLYSSFISKDYAKCQKIQANRINPMMSALAKSTFPEAYYAAFYAKNKITGGYRVPMQEPPGELVNEVSHYLQTG; from the coding sequence ATGAAATACACTGGAATAATTACTCCGATGCTGACCCCGTTTTCAAAGGACGGATCAATTGATTACGGTGCTACAGAAACGCTTCTTGAATACCTGAAGTCAATAAAGGTGCAGGGCATTTTCCCACTGGGTTCAACCGGAGTATTTAACTGGCTCGACATAGATGAAAGAAAAAAGTTCCTCGAGTTTGTAATCGAGCATTCCCATGGGCTCAAGGTATTTGCTGGTGTCGGAGCTTCAAACAGCTTCGAAAGTGTTAAACTTGCAAAGCATGCAAAAGACTCGGGCGCTGATGTTCTGGTCCTTATGCCTACATATTACATCAAGCCTGATCAGGATTACATTCTGAATCACATGAACCTTGTTTTTGGTTCTACAGACGCATCCTTCTTTATTTATAATATACCTCAATTTGTTGGGGAATTTATAGCCATCAAGACAGTGGAATCGCTGATGAATGCTAATCCGAACATAGTAGGAATAAAGGAAAGCTCAGGTGATATGCGCTATTTTTCCAGACTTGTCAATTTTTCAGGAAACGATTTTTCAGTCATCCAGGGGCAGGATGATCTTATCCTGCCATCTCTTGCAATCGGGGCAGATGGCGGAGTATGTGGGACAACCAACTTCTCCGATGCTGTATGCAACCTTTACAGCAGCTTCATTAGTAAGGACTATGCCAAATGCCAGAAAATCCAGGCAAACAGAATCAATCCAATGATGAGTGCGCTCGCTAAATCAACATTCCCTGAGGCTTATTATGCAGCATTTTATGCCAAAAACAAAATTACTGGCGGCTATAGGGTGCCAATGCAGGAGCCACCGGGAGAGTTGGTAAATGAAGTATCTCATTATCTTCAGACCGGCTAA
- the rpl7ae_1 gene encoding 50S ribosomal protein L7Ae, with product MQKGTYVKFETPESLEKSALDLVENSFRSGKIKKGTNEVIKSIERGESKIVVIAEDVSPPEVVYYLPMLCDERKVPYCYVKKRTDLGSKVGISSAASISIVDYGKSEEVYKKIVGEISKLKK from the coding sequence ATGCAAAAAGGAACATATGTGAAATTCGAAACTCCCGAGTCCCTGGAAAAAAGTGCCCTCGATCTGGTGGAAAATTCATTCAGAAGCGGCAAGATTAAGAAAGGAACTAATGAAGTGATAAAGTCTATTGAGAGAGGAGAAAGCAAGATTGTAGTAATAGCTGAAGATGTCTCGCCCCCCGAGGTCGTATACTATCTGCCTATGCTCTGCGATGAGAGAAAGGTACCATATTGCTATGTTAAGAAAAGAACAGATCTGGGGTCTAAAGTAGGAATATCGTCAGCAGCTTCGATTTCCATTGTAGATTATGGAAAGTCTGAAGAAGTCTACAAAAAGATTGTTGGCGAAATCAGCAAACTGAAGAAGTGA